From Dioscorea cayenensis subsp. rotundata cultivar TDr96_F1 chromosome 13, TDr96_F1_v2_PseudoChromosome.rev07_lg8_w22 25.fasta, whole genome shotgun sequence, the proteins below share one genomic window:
- the LOC120274797 gene encoding vegetative cell wall protein gp1-like, producing MDLRRATLAFAMLALTIAAAVAQSPAASPSAATASPPSKPTTPSPTSSPPSNPPPPPPPVSPSPPQSLPLLPHHRPKPHPPPLPSPHRQPKPHPLPLPSLHRQPKPLRLRHLSLPADPRTGQLPSRPRPRCCHPNPVRRPRPSAEQDEAIEEEEGLYSISVSRRCSPQVSRRRPRCLLPWPRLPRRSQRHEWSDEDDGKCADLDAGRSDLGRCDDLIEMKIIVELLSCNLFWGFMIELVL from the exons ATGGATCTCCGACGAGCCACTCTCGCGTTCGCAATGCTCGCCCTCACGATCGCCGCCGCCGTCGCGCAATCCCCCGCCGCTTCCCCATCAGCCGCCACCGCTTCCCCTCCATCCAAACCCACCACCCcttcccccacttcctctcCTCCTTCTAAccccccaccaccaccaccccctGTTTCCCCGTCGCCGCCCCAGTCACTGCCCCTGTTGCCGCACCACCGACCAAAACCCCACCCACCGCCGCTCCCGTCGCCGCACCGCCAACCAAAACCCCACCCACTCCCGCTCCCGTCGCTGCACCGCCAACCAAAACCCCTCCGACTCCGGCACCTGTCACTCCCCGCCGACCCCCGCACCGGTCAGCTCCCCTCCCGCCCCCGTCCCCGCTGCTGCCACCCCAATCCCGTCCGACGTCCCCGCCCCAGCGCCGAGCAAGACGAagccattgaagaagaagaagggctcTACTCCATCTCCGTCTCCCGCCGGTGCAGTCCCCAAGTCTCCCGCCGGCGCCCCCGATGCCTCCTCCCCTGGCCCCGCCTCCCCCGCCGAAGCCAGCGACACG agtGGAGCGATGAGGATGATGGGAAGTGCGCTGATCTCGATGCTGGGCGCAGCGATCTTGGCCGTTGCGATGATCTCATAGAGATGAAAATTATTGTGGAATTATTGAGCTGTAATTTATTTTGGGGATTTATGATTGAATTGGTGTtgtaa